A genomic segment from Vicinamibacterales bacterium encodes:
- a CDS encoding DUF1028 domain-containing protein: MNKPTIAAFILVALLPLATSAQQRAADGVTLNDEGLPQYSTFSLCAIDPATGQSGASVTTRVPFVGRAVPHVRAGIGAVCTQASTMVEYGARGLDLLAKGVEPQAALAQLLADDQQRESRQLALIDMTGRTAAHTGKQNGNWAGSRQGLNYTVQANIMVGPEVVDAVATTFESTAGTGMPLAERMILAMEAGQAKGGDRRWGNLQSAAIKIADPNDPGRGGDHIALAIEVGEHPEPVAELKRIYYTTGRRLGYRTFSRIEGADVIELKRMLHALGYWRPALAAFPAAPASVNTPQMQELRKNNPVAFEKASTEARQASAAYTRDYAVFDDEAIAAVDKFRADRSLDYQGNPPGLVDARFIETLKTAYLAKTGK; the protein is encoded by the coding sequence ATGAACAAACCGACCATCGCCGCATTCATCCTCGTTGCCCTCTTGCCGCTGGCGACCAGCGCGCAGCAGCGTGCCGCCGACGGCGTGACACTGAACGACGAGGGGCTGCCGCAATACTCCACCTTCTCGCTGTGCGCCATCGACCCGGCCACCGGGCAGTCGGGCGCCAGCGTGACGACGCGCGTGCCGTTTGTCGGCCGCGCCGTGCCGCACGTGCGCGCCGGCATCGGCGCCGTCTGCACCCAGGCCTCGACCATGGTCGAATACGGCGCGCGCGGGCTGGATCTGCTGGCCAAGGGCGTCGAGCCGCAGGCCGCCCTGGCCCAACTGCTCGCCGACGACCAGCAGCGCGAGTCACGCCAGCTCGCGCTCATCGACATGACGGGCCGCACCGCCGCCCACACCGGCAAGCAGAACGGCAACTGGGCCGGCAGCCGCCAGGGCCTCAACTACACCGTGCAGGCCAACATCATGGTGGGCCCCGAAGTGGTGGACGCCGTGGCAACGACGTTCGAGTCCACCGCGGGCACCGGCATGCCGCTGGCCGAACGCATGATCCTGGCGATGGAAGCCGGTCAAGCCAAGGGCGGCGATCGCCGCTGGGGCAACCTGCAGTCGGCGGCCATCAAGATTGCGGATCCGAACGATCCCGGCCGCGGCGGCGATCACATTGCCCTGGCCATCGAAGTCGGCGAGCACCCGGAGCCGGTGGCGGAGCTGAAGCGCATCTACTACACGACCGGCCGCCGCCTGGGCTACCGCACGTTCTCACGGATCGAGGGCGCTGACGTGATCGAGTTGAAGCGGATGCTGCACGCCCTCGGCTACTGGCGTCCGGCGCTGGCCGCGTTCCCCGCGGCGCCCGCCTCGGTCAACACGCCGCAGATGCAGGAACTGCGGAAGAACAATCCGGTTGCGTTCGAGAAGGCCTCAACCGAGGCGCGCCAGGCGTCGGCGGCATACACGCGCGACTACGCGGTGTTTGATGACGAGGCCATTGCCGCGGTCGACAAGTTCCGCGCCGATCGGAGTCTGGATTACCAGGGCAACCCGCCGGGCCTGGTTGACGCGCGGTTCATCGAGACGCTCAAGACGGCGTATCTCGCCAAGACCGGGAAATAG
- a CDS encoding radical SAM protein, giving the protein MSLNYQATRFTCSWPWSIGVLLCDGRMVCGCADPYARRVLGDTRTSSVADIWRGPIASQLRTDLNAGGSSFCGDCPLKLPLGPDEAPPQRDLNVGGIPGRLYIECTAACNISCLQACCAPETGITRTRQAGMLDFDVFTRVVDEAGPSLGRIDFFNYGEAFLHKRAVEMCEYIKTRFPHIYLYTSTNGLAFTEEKVRQLARSGIDEVTFSLDGSSQEAYVKYRQRGNFDKAIANLRALIDEKAKSGRDVPFVNWRYILFNWNDNDEEMARARQMAAELGVDRLCWEITDHPEDGFSRRFAPGTPDHDRIRFEIWDGNNLGNAIPGATPRAEIDVRTVLPDLPFLARAATPVTMTATVKNVSARPFRAQASYGRRLVRLGAQLLAGDGTMINRDHARAWLPADLAPGAETTVHIEVPAPAQPGRYGLKFDMVSEGIDWFEACGSPTITRELWVR; this is encoded by the coding sequence ATGTCGCTCAATTATCAGGCGACGCGTTTTACGTGTTCGTGGCCGTGGTCGATCGGCGTCCTGCTGTGCGACGGCCGCATGGTGTGTGGGTGCGCCGACCCCTACGCCAGGCGCGTGCTCGGCGACACCCGCACCTCGTCGGTGGCCGACATCTGGCGCGGGCCGATTGCGTCGCAACTGCGCACCGACCTCAACGCCGGCGGATCGAGTTTCTGCGGCGACTGCCCGCTCAAGCTCCCGCTCGGCCCGGACGAGGCGCCGCCCCAGCGCGACCTCAACGTCGGCGGCATCCCGGGCCGCCTCTACATCGAGTGCACCGCCGCCTGTAACATCTCGTGCCTGCAGGCGTGCTGCGCCCCGGAAACCGGCATCACCCGCACCCGCCAGGCCGGCATGCTCGACTTCGACGTGTTCACCCGCGTGGTCGACGAGGCCGGCCCCTCGCTCGGGCGCATCGACTTCTTCAATTACGGCGAAGCGTTCCTGCACAAGCGCGCCGTGGAGATGTGCGAGTACATCAAGACCAGGTTCCCGCACATCTACCTCTACACCAGCACCAACGGGCTGGCGTTCACCGAAGAGAAGGTCCGCCAGCTCGCGCGCTCGGGGATCGACGAAGTGACGTTCTCGCTGGACGGCTCCTCGCAGGAGGCCTACGTGAAGTACCGCCAGCGCGGCAACTTCGACAAGGCCATCGCCAACCTCCGGGCCTTGATCGACGAGAAGGCGAAGAGCGGCCGCGACGTGCCGTTCGTAAACTGGCGCTACATCCTGTTCAACTGGAACGATAACGACGAAGAGATGGCGCGGGCCCGGCAGATGGCCGCGGAGCTCGGCGTCGATCGGCTGTGCTGGGAAATCACCGACCACCCCGAAGACGGCTTCTCGCGCCGGTTCGCGCCCGGCACGCCCGATCACGACCGCATTAGGTTCGAGATCTGGGACGGCAACAACCTTGGCAATGCCATTCCGGGCGCCACGCCGCGCGCCGAAATCGACGTCCGCACCGTGTTGCCCGACCTGCCGTTCCTCGCGAGGGCGGCCACACCCGTCACGATGACGGCCACGGTGAAGAATGTGTCGGCGCGGCCGTTCAGGGCGCAGGCCAGCTACGGACGGCGGCTGGTACGCCTCGGCGCGCAACTATTGGCCGGCGACGGGACGATGATCAACCGGGACCACGCCCGGGCGTGGCTGCCGGCGGACCTGGCGCCCGGGGCCGAGACGACGGTGCACATCGAGGTGCCGGCGCCGGCGCAGCCCGGTCGCTACGGGTTGAAGTTCGACATGGTGAGCGAAGGCATCGACTGGTTCGAAGCCTGCGGGTCGCCCACGATCACGCGGGAACTCTGGGTCCGATAA